The following proteins come from a genomic window of Oncorhynchus clarkii lewisi isolate Uvic-CL-2024 chromosome 23, UVic_Ocla_1.0, whole genome shotgun sequence:
- the LOC139381301 gene encoding lutropin-choriogonadotropic hormone receptor-like — MAPAPRTVWVLLALSGVLNVRSCWTFTCPSICECSMKSDTCTTNGRETGEKLSCTRETQLRSRVAPSFNRNVRLIHLPLTEVSSNAFRGLINVSRIEISQSDCIRNIRNHAFLSLHSLAEIQIQNIRNLISIEKGAFTDLPRLRYLSICNTGIIHFPDFSTMSSLVILDNFFLELGDNMHLDSIPANAFQGITEESVYMKIIKNGFKEIRSHAFNGTNLDKLILKGNRYLRNIHEDAFEGASGPIMLDISSTALHTLPRRGLGHLKVLIARSTPYLKTLPPLESLLELEVAEVTYPSHCCAFHTWRRKHREKVILALSPNLRRLCDDDDKIMDPSADNVTDLYDINLQYPDLQLSLCPGPFQCTPEPDAFNPCEDLLGYSFLRAVTWLITVFAVAGNMTVLIVLITSHQKLNVSQFLMCNLAFADLCMGLYLLLIAAMDYHSRKEYYNHATDWQTGGGCGVAGFLTVFASELSVYTLTMITLERWHTITNAMHINKRLRLRHVVIMMAGGWGFSLLAALLPILGVSSYTKVSICLPMDIESLASQVYVVALLLLNVAAFFIICCCYVRIYMSIHNPDLATRHGDARIAKRMAILIFTDFLCMAPISFFAISAGLHMPLITISHSKILLVLFYPINSLCNPFLYTIFTRAFRKDLCLLLSRCSCCHARAEFYRAHNLATHTIPPKGRSTSPRKPHSFRFYAYHIKMQGCFLSKGGGVCD; from the exons ATGGCACCAGCCCCGCGGACGGTGTGGGTTCTTCTCGCGCTGTCCGGTGTCCTGAATGTGCGCTCCTGCTGGACTTTTACTTGTCCTTCCATTTGCGAATGTTCAATGAAGAGCGATACATGTACCACAAACGGGAGAGAAACGGGAGAGAAACTCAGCTGCACGAGGGAAACGCAACTAAGGTCCCGAGTCGCTCCTTCGTTTAATCGAAACGT AAGACTAATTCATCTGCCATTGACAGAAGTTTCAAGCAATGCCTTCAGGGGACTGATAAACGTGTCCAGAAT TGAGATCTCTCAGAGTGACTGCATCAGGAACATAAGAAACCAtgcattcctctctctccacagcttggCTGAGAT ACAGATACAGAACATCAGAAATCTGATCAGTATAGAGAAGGGGGCCTTCACTGATCTGCCCAGGCTGAGATACCT gAGTATCTGTAACACAGGAATAATACATTTTCCTGACTTCTCCACCATGTCCTCTTTGGTGATACTGGATAACTTCTTCCT TGAGCTGGGAGATAACATGCATCTCGACAGCATACCTGCCAATGCCTTTCAAGGTATCACAGAGGAGAGTGTCTACAT GAAAATTATAAAAAATGGATTCAAGGAAATCAGGTCACACGCTTTCAACGGAACAAATCTGGATAAACT GATTCTGAAAGGAAACAGGTATCTGAGGAACATCCATGAAGATGCCTTTGAGGGGGCCTCAGGGCCAATTATGCT TGACATCTCCTCCACAGCTCTCCACACCCTCCCCCGTCGAGGCTTGGGACATTTGAAGGTCCTGATTGCCCGTTCTACCCCTTACCTGAAGACTCTACCCCCTCTGGAAAGCCTCCTAGAGCTAGAGGTGGCAGAGGTCACTTACCCCAGCCACTGCTGTGCCTTCCACACCTGGCGACGCAAACACAG GGAAAAAGTTATCCTTGCACTCTCTCCGAACCTCAGAAGGCTGTGCGATGACGATGATAAAATCAT GGACCCATCAGCAGACAATGTAACAGACCTGTACGACATCAACCTCCAATACCCAGACCTGCAGCTGAGCCTGTGTCCTGGACCCTTCCAGTGCACCCCAGAGCCTGATGCCTTCAACCCCTGTGAGGACCTGCTGGGGTACTCCTTCCTCCGTGCAGTCACCTGGCTCATTACTGTGTTCGCTGTGGCTGGGAACATGACTGTGCTGATTGTACTGATCACCAG TCACCAGAAGCTTAATGTCTCCCAGTTCCTGATGTGTAACCTGGCCTTCGCAGATCTCTGCATGGGGCTCTACCTCCTCCTCATTGCAGCCATGGACTACCACTCCCGCAAG gagTACTATAATCACGCTACGGACTGGCAGACAGGCGGGGGCTGTGGCGTGGCGGGGTTCTTGACGGTGTTCGCCAGCGAGCTATCTGTCTACACGCTGACCATGATAACGTTAGAGCGGTGGCACACCATCACCAACGCCATGCACATCAACAAGAGGTTGCGGCTGAGGCATGTGGTGATCATGATGGCTGGAGGGTGGGGTTTCTCCCTATTGGCCGCTCTGCTTCCCATCCTGGGGGTCAGCAGCTACACTAAG GTGTCGATCTGCCTGCCCATGGACATCGAGTCCCTAGCCTCTCAGGTGTATGTTgtagccctcctcctcctcaacgtCGCTGCCTTCTTCATCATCTGCTGCTGCTACGTACGTATCTACATGTCCATCCACAACCCCGACCTAGCAACCCGCCACGGCGACGCCAGGATCGCCAAGCGCATGGCCATCCTCATCTTCACCGACTTCCTCTGCATGGCACCCATCTCCTTCTTTGCCATCTCGGCGGGTCTCCACATGCCCCTCATCACCATCTCCCACTCCAAGATCCTCCTCGTCCTCTTCTACCCAATCAACTCCCTCTGTAACCCCTTCCTCTACACCATATTTACTCGAGCATTTCGGAAGGATTTGTGTCTATTGTTGAGTCGCTGTAGTTGTTGCCATGCCAGAGCGGAGTTCTACAGGGCACATAACCTGGCAACACACACTATACCGCCTAAGGGTAGGTCTACATCCCCCAGAAAGCCTCACTCTTTCAGGTTCTATGCCTACCACATCAAGATGCAGGGATGCTTCCTCAGCAAGGGAGGTGGAGTGTGTGACTAG